In Pseudobacter ginsenosidimutans, the following are encoded in one genomic region:
- a CDS encoding MATE family efflux transporter, with protein MSFEQNPMGELQRRQSIFSIIKDSFKSENQDFTKGSIRKGVILLAIPMVLEMIMESVFALVDIYFVGHIEGHASQAVTTVVLTESVLMILYSAAMALSMGATAVVARRVGEKNIEGASRSAAQGINLALMVTVVISLFGSIFASDVLRIMGGSAEVIEVGTSYTRIMFGGSVVIMLLFLINGVFRGAGNANIAMWTLWIANGINIILCPILIHFFGLPGAAMATTIGRGTGVCYQLYHLFKSRRGLLYIKRAYFKIEWTILKTLYSLSWVAFLQFFIASASWMFLNRLVAQFGDDAVAGYGVALRILMFFLLPAWGLSNAAATLVGQNLGAGQPDRAEKSVWTTALYNAIFMAFVSLICLVFADQIIYFMNDNEAMAVYGKKALHIISLGYIFYGVGMVVTNSFNGAGDTKTPTFINLFGFWAFQIPLAWLLSIQMQLGPTGVFIAVVTAETLISIAGVILFRRGKWKQVKI; from the coding sequence ATGTCGTTTGAACAAAACCCTATGGGTGAATTGCAACGCAGGCAAAGCATCTTCTCAATCATAAAAGATTCTTTCAAAAGCGAAAACCAGGACTTCACCAAAGGCAGTATCCGCAAAGGCGTGATATTACTGGCCATTCCCATGGTGCTGGAAATGATCATGGAAAGTGTGTTTGCGCTGGTGGATATTTATTTTGTAGGCCATATCGAAGGTCATGCTTCGCAGGCGGTGACCACCGTGGTATTGACGGAATCGGTACTCATGATCCTTTACTCCGCCGCGATGGCGCTGAGTATGGGCGCTACTGCTGTGGTAGCGCGTCGTGTGGGTGAGAAAAATATAGAAGGCGCTTCGCGAAGCGCCGCACAAGGCATCAACCTCGCGTTGATGGTAACTGTTGTGATCAGTTTATTCGGTTCCATTTTTGCCAGCGATGTATTGCGTATCATGGGAGGATCGGCCGAAGTGATTGAAGTGGGCACCAGCTATACCAGGATCATGTTCGGCGGATCAGTGGTGATCATGCTGCTGTTCCTGATCAATGGAGTGTTCCGCGGTGCAGGCAATGCCAATATCGCGATGTGGACGCTCTGGATCGCAAATGGCATCAATATCATTTTATGTCCAATCCTGATCCACTTTTTCGGATTACCGGGTGCGGCAATGGCCACCACTATTGGTCGTGGTACCGGCGTATGCTATCAACTCTATCATCTTTTCAAATCCCGTCGCGGTCTGCTCTATATCAAACGCGCTTATTTCAAGATCGAATGGACCATTCTAAAAACCCTGTACAGCCTGAGTTGGGTAGCCTTTCTCCAGTTCTTCATTGCATCGGCCAGCTGGATGTTCCTCAACAGGCTGGTAGCGCAATTCGGAGATGATGCAGTAGCAGGTTATGGAGTGGCGCTGCGAATACTGATGTTCTTTCTTTTACCTGCCTGGGGCCTCAGCAATGCAGCTGCAACATTGGTTGGACAAAACCTCGGGGCAGGACAACCGGACCGGGCCGAGAAATCGGTTTGGACAACCGCCCTGTACAATGCCATCTTCATGGCATTTGTTTCATTGATCTGCCTGGTATTTGCCGATCAGATCATTTACTTCATGAATGATAACGAGGCTATGGCCGTGTACGGAAAGAAAGCATTGCACATCATTTCACTCGGCTATATATTCTATGGCGTGGGCATGGTAGTCACCAATTCGTTTAATGGAGCAGGTGATACCAAAACTCCCACCTTCATCAACCTCTTCGGATTCTGGGCATTTCAGATCCCGCTGGCCTGGCTTTTGAGTATTCAAATGCAACTGGGCCCAACCGGTGTGTTCATTGCAGTGGTCACAGCCGAAACGCTGATCAGCATTGCAGGTGTTATTCTTTTCCGCAGAGGTAAATGGAAACAGGTAAAGATCTGA
- a CDS encoding AI-2E family transporter, with amino-acid sequence MPSFLGAYTFYVLLRKWMFLLVDKYKWKKALAAAMLMLISFLVILLPILLLVNMMSSKVAFAIEHSNEILTSIEKYVNQYEARFKIEIITDDNIRKITTYTAEFLPKILGATFNTLFTIVMLYFILYFMLVEGRKMESKFYDWVPLKDENVITIRKEMNGMVFSNAVGIPLIALFQGVVALLGFILLGVNEPMFWFVIVCIAAMLPVVGAAVAYVPLALIFFAEGSPIKGVLMLVYGFGIIGTVDNIARFWLQKKLGDVHPLITAFGVIIGIPIFGFIGLIFGPILISFFLLMIKVYASEFNDGGKGVRQSSP; translated from the coding sequence TTGCCATCATTCCTGGGAGCTTATACCTTTTATGTATTGCTGCGCAAATGGATGTTCCTGCTGGTGGATAAATACAAATGGAAGAAAGCTCTTGCAGCCGCCATGCTGATGCTGATCTCCTTCCTGGTGATCCTGTTGCCAATATTGTTGCTGGTGAACATGATGAGCTCCAAAGTGGCATTCGCCATCGAACACTCCAATGAGATACTCACGTCCATTGAAAAATATGTGAACCAGTATGAAGCCCGTTTCAAGATCGAGATCATAACGGATGATAATATACGAAAGATCACTACCTATACAGCGGAATTCCTCCCTAAGATATTAGGCGCCACTTTCAATACCCTGTTCACCATCGTGATGTTGTACTTCATTCTTTATTTCATGCTGGTGGAAGGCCGGAAGATGGAATCGAAGTTCTACGACTGGGTTCCTCTAAAAGACGAGAATGTGATCACGATCCGGAAAGAGATGAACGGAATGGTATTCTCCAATGCCGTGGGTATTCCACTGATCGCATTGTTCCAGGGCGTAGTAGCATTACTGGGATTTATACTGCTGGGCGTGAATGAACCGATGTTCTGGTTCGTGATCGTATGTATCGCAGCCATGCTGCCTGTTGTGGGCGCTGCTGTTGCTTATGTGCCACTGGCCCTGATCTTCTTTGCTGAAGGCTCTCCCATCAAAGGTGTGCTAATGCTGGTTTATGGCTTCGGCATCATCGGTACTGTTGACAATATCGCCCGATTCTGGTTGCAGAAGAAACTGGGCGATGTACATCCACTCATCACTGCATTCGGTGTGATCATCGGTATTCCCATATTCGGCTTCATAGGATTGATCTTCGGTCCTATCCTCATATCTTTTTTCCTGTTGATGATCAAGGTGTATGCCAGTGAATTCAATGATGGAGGTAAAGGCGTACGACAATCTTCCCCGTGA
- a CDS encoding murein L,D-transpeptidase catalytic domain family protein: protein MYRPVKSITYSLLSVLVLSPVFMTGTSKRTEPPAEKIVLYIPKDVVRYTANPELMPEEAANVYNSMQLKKLGLTKKAFACAWKGYTSLVEAGRLAKDGILSICDFSQSSRRKRLYVLDINSQKLLVNTYVAHGRKSGGEYAKSFSNSPESHKSSLGFYVTRNTYFGEHGLALKIQGLERGFNDKADARNIVIHGSQYVGKQFISNNKFNGRSFGCPALPAKEASNVIHQIKNGSCLFIYHPTKNYINQSRLLN, encoded by the coding sequence ATGTACCGTCCAGTAAAATCCATCACCTACAGCCTGTTGTCTGTATTAGTATTATCACCGGTGTTCATGACCGGTACCTCCAAGAGAACGGAGCCTCCTGCCGAGAAGATCGTTCTGTATATCCCCAAAGATGTTGTGCGCTACACTGCCAATCCGGAACTGATGCCGGAAGAAGCCGCCAATGTTTACAACAGTATGCAGTTGAAAAAACTGGGATTGACCAAGAAAGCATTTGCCTGTGCCTGGAAAGGTTACACCAGCCTGGTGGAAGCCGGCAGACTGGCAAAAGATGGGATCCTCTCCATCTGCGATTTCAGTCAGAGTTCACGCAGAAAGCGCTTATACGTACTCGATATAAACAGTCAGAAACTCCTGGTGAATACTTATGTGGCGCATGGACGCAAGTCGGGAGGCGAATACGCAAAATCATTTTCCAATAGTCCGGAATCCCATAAGAGCAGTCTCGGATTCTATGTTACCCGTAACACCTACTTTGGAGAACATGGACTGGCCCTGAAGATACAGGGACTGGAACGCGGCTTCAACGACAAAGCCGATGCACGCAATATCGTGATCCACGGCTCCCAGTATGTTGGCAAACAATTTATCAGCAATAATAAATTCAACGGAAGAAGCTTCGGATGCCCGGCATTGCCCGCAAAAGAAGCATCAAACGTTATTCACCAGATCAAGAATGGCTCCTGCCTTTTCATCTATCATCCTACAAAGAATTATATCAACCAATCAAGGTTGTTGAACTGA
- the rpoN gene encoding RNA polymerase factor sigma-54 — protein MALSQSLQQKLLQKLSPQQIQLMKLLQVPTANLEERIKEELEENPALEQSEEDHDDQFDNDLKDEFDNNAEEDYEPDGSEEEYDNIDISEYVGDEDGEIADYKLRDDNYPEVDDNKVVPYRIETSFHEFLLEQLGMLKLDDRRRRIAEQIVGSIDDDGYLRRDDASIVDDLAFRQNIDSNEQEVEEVIRLIQSFDPAGVAARDLQECLLLQLQRQKAEGKEVEKAIAVLTDYFDEFTKKHYDKIQRGLGMSDEGLKEVIGQIIRLTPKPGGNHAETNKAESYVVPDFFVYNNGGKLELTLNSKNAPDLRISEGYKDMLREYDRASKKDKRQKEAVLFIKQKIDAAKWFIDAIKQRQHTLSSVMGTIMEYQHEFFMTGDETSLKPMILKDIAERTMLDISTVSRVANSKFVQTEFGTYRLKFFFSESLSTESGEEVSTREVKKILSDMIEGESKKKPLSDEKLTEMLQEKGYNIARRTVAKYREQLNIPVARLRKEL, from the coding sequence ATGGCACTGAGTCAGAGTTTACAACAAAAGCTACTACAAAAACTTTCGCCCCAACAGATTCAACTGATGAAGCTGTTGCAGGTTCCTACTGCCAATCTTGAAGAGAGGATCAAGGAGGAACTGGAAGAAAACCCAGCTCTGGAACAGTCGGAGGAAGATCACGATGATCAGTTCGATAATGATCTGAAAGACGAGTTCGATAATAATGCAGAGGAGGATTATGAACCTGATGGCAGCGAAGAGGAATACGACAATATCGATATCAGCGAATATGTAGGTGATGAAGATGGAGAGATCGCAGATTACAAACTCCGCGACGATAACTATCCCGAGGTGGATGATAACAAAGTGGTGCCTTACCGCATCGAAACATCCTTCCATGAATTCCTGCTGGAACAACTGGGTATGCTCAAGCTTGATGATCGCAGGCGACGCATTGCCGAGCAGATCGTTGGCAGCATCGACGATGATGGTTATCTCCGCCGCGATGACGCTTCCATTGTGGATGACCTGGCTTTCCGCCAGAACATAGACAGCAATGAACAGGAAGTGGAAGAAGTGATCCGTCTGATACAGAGCTTCGATCCTGCCGGTGTTGCAGCGCGTGATCTGCAGGAATGCCTGCTGTTGCAGTTGCAGCGTCAGAAAGCCGAAGGCAAGGAAGTTGAAAAAGCCATCGCCGTGCTCACTGATTATTTCGATGAATTCACCAAGAAGCACTACGATAAGATCCAGCGCGGCCTGGGTATGAGCGATGAAGGTCTGAAAGAAGTGATCGGCCAGATCATCCGTCTCACGCCCAAGCCCGGCGGCAATCATGCCGAGACCAATAAAGCTGAAAGCTATGTGGTGCCGGATTTCTTTGTGTACAATAACGGCGGTAAACTGGAGCTTACCCTCAACTCAAAGAATGCCCCCGATCTCCGCATCAGTGAGGGTTACAAGGATATGCTGCGCGAATACGACCGCGCCAGTAAAAAAGATAAGCGACAAAAGGAAGCCGTGCTCTTCATCAAGCAAAAGATCGATGCCGCCAAATGGTTCATCGATGCCATCAAGCAAAGACAGCACACCCTCAGCAGTGTAATGGGCACCATCATGGAATACCAGCACGAGTTCTTCATGACTGGTGATGAAACAAGCCTGAAGCCCATGATCCTGAAAGATATTGCGGAACGCACCATGCTGGATATTTCCACGGTGAGCCGTGTGGCCAACAGTAAATTCGTGCAAACGGAATTCGGTACTTACCGGCTGAAATTCTTCTTCAGTGAATCCCTCAGTACTGAAAGCGGCGAAGAAGTGAGTACCCGTGAAGTGAAAAAGATCCTCAGCGATATGATCGAAGGTGAAAGCAAGAAAAAACCGCTGAGCGATGAAAAGTTAACCGAGATGCTCCAGGAAAAAGGGTATAATATTGCACGCAGAACAGTAGCCAAATACAGGGAGCAACTAAATATTCCCGTAGCCAGGTTGCGAAAAGAATTATAA
- a CDS encoding DegT/DnrJ/EryC1/StrS family aminotransferase encodes MPGFELFGESERAHVNDVLNTGIIMRYGFDGPRKGIWKSKELEAAISNKLGAQYTQVVSSGTAALVTALAAMGVGSGDEVIMPTFTFVASFEAVITVGAVPVLVDVDDTLTLDPAAVRAAITPKTKVIMPVHMCGSMSDMDALMQICKEHKLLLLEDACQSTGAKFKGKYLGTIGDAGTFSFDFVKTVTCGEGGAITTNSEEIWRKCDGFSDHGHDHLGVDRGADLHPFLGYNFRISELHAAVGLAQFNRLDEFLAIMKRNYDALKSALAEVPEISFRRIPDPSGDSHTHVSWFLPTREATANAVALLKAEGQIAGSIYWYDHNWHYIRNWAHLKTAASLNELHPDQKKAVIHHANKDFSASDAVIGRSVSTQISLLWSEEQAREKGEKMAQVIKKSLSGEVIKLKI; translated from the coding sequence ATGCCAGGCTTTGAACTATTCGGTGAATCAGAACGTGCACATGTAAATGATGTGCTGAACACCGGTATCATCATGCGATACGGTTTCGACGGTCCCCGTAAAGGAATTTGGAAATCGAAAGAACTGGAAGCAGCCATCAGCAATAAGCTCGGTGCTCAATACACACAAGTGGTATCGAGCGGCACTGCTGCTCTGGTAACAGCTCTTGCCGCGATGGGCGTGGGTTCTGGTGATGAAGTGATCATGCCTACCTTTACATTTGTGGCCAGCTTTGAAGCAGTGATCACCGTAGGCGCTGTGCCTGTACTGGTAGATGTGGATGACACGCTCACTCTCGATCCTGCAGCTGTTCGTGCAGCAATTACTCCCAAAACAAAAGTGATCATGCCCGTACACATGTGCGGTAGCATGTCTGATATGGATGCACTGATGCAGATCTGCAAAGAGCATAAACTGCTCCTCCTGGAAGATGCCTGCCAGAGCACCGGCGCTAAGTTCAAAGGAAAATATCTCGGCACTATCGGTGATGCCGGAACCTTCTCTTTCGATTTTGTGAAGACCGTTACCTGCGGCGAAGGCGGCGCCATCACCACCAATTCAGAAGAGATCTGGCGCAAATGCGACGGGTTCAGCGATCATGGTCATGATCACCTTGGTGTTGACCGCGGTGCAGACCTGCATCCTTTCCTCGGATACAATTTCCGCATTTCTGAACTGCATGCAGCCGTGGGCCTCGCGCAGTTCAACAGGCTTGATGAATTCCTCGCCATCATGAAACGCAATTACGATGCCCTGAAATCCGCACTGGCAGAGGTTCCTGAGATCAGCTTCCGCAGGATCCCCGATCCTTCCGGTGATAGTCATACGCACGTGAGCTGGTTCCTGCCTACCCGCGAAGCCACTGCCAATGCTGTTGCATTGCTCAAAGCAGAAGGACAGATCGCGGGAAGTATCTACTGGTACGATCATAACTGGCACTATATCCGCAACTGGGCACACCTGAAAACTGCTGCTTCGCTCAATGAGCTGCATCCTGATCAGAAAAAAGCAGTGATCCATCATGCCAATAAAGACTTCTCTGCCAGCGATGCCGTGATCGGCCGCAGCGTGAGCACACAGATCAGCCTGCTCTGGTCTGAGGAACAGGCCCGCGAAAAAGGGGAGAAAATGGCACAGGTGATCAAAAAGTCCCTCAGCGGAGAAGTGATCAAACTGAAAATATAA
- a CDS encoding glycoside hydrolase family 10 protein, which translates to MKRVLSVVLLAILLVNGSLHAQPPREFRAAWIATVDNIDWPSRGNYNTESQKAEYISLLDMHQRNGLNAVIVQVRPAADAFYPSQYEPWSQWLTGKQGTPPNPYYDPLEFMIEEAHKRGMEFHAWCNPYRAEFSIGKSSIAATHISKLHPEWFVTYGTARYFDPGNKEVQKFVVKVVRDIVSRYNVDAIHFDDYFYPYRLPGKEFPDQSSYNKYGNGLSRAEWRRGNVDSVIVGLSQAIKEENPHVKFGISPFGVWRNASQDPRGSETRAGVTNYDDLYADILLWLKEGWIDYVAPQLYWEFGQKNAPYEVLLDWWSQHTYGRHLYIGLGIYRANSNPAWRLRNQLPRQIREMRDYPEVQGAIYFSSKSFVNNPLGWSDSLRLNYYKEPALIPGMPWLDSLLPAAPVVTTVSSVNNGLQISVKRNAEETKAIKGFRLYACYINGPNNNFYNSALVGTQFHTDSCTFQAPLPDDKQFARFYVTVIDENNQESKPYINWPMKLDAVRDQQQGWIMK; encoded by the coding sequence ATGAAAAGAGTATTGTCTGTTGTTCTGCTGGCCATCCTGCTTGTGAACGGTAGCCTGCATGCACAACCACCCAGAGAGTTCAGAGCAGCATGGATTGCAACTGTTGATAATATCGACTGGCCTTCCCGCGGTAATTACAATACAGAAAGTCAGAAAGCGGAATACATCAGTTTACTGGACATGCACCAGCGCAATGGCCTCAATGCCGTGATCGTTCAGGTGCGTCCTGCTGCAGACGCATTCTATCCTTCGCAGTACGAACCCTGGAGCCAGTGGCTTACCGGCAAACAGGGCACGCCTCCCAATCCCTATTATGATCCCCTCGAATTCATGATCGAAGAGGCCCACAAACGTGGAATGGAATTCCATGCCTGGTGCAATCCGTATCGTGCGGAATTCAGCATCGGCAAGAGCTCCATCGCAGCTACACATATCTCTAAACTGCATCCCGAATGGTTTGTCACTTACGGAACAGCCAGGTATTTCGATCCGGGCAATAAAGAAGTACAAAAATTTGTTGTGAAAGTGGTGCGGGATATTGTAAGCCGTTACAATGTGGATGCTATTCATTTCGATGATTATTTCTATCCCTATCGCTTACCTGGAAAAGAATTTCCTGATCAGAGCTCCTACAATAAATATGGTAATGGCCTGAGCAGGGCGGAGTGGAGAAGAGGAAATGTGGACTCTGTGATCGTGGGACTTAGCCAGGCAATCAAAGAAGAAAATCCCCATGTGAAATTCGGGATCTCTCCTTTCGGCGTATGGCGAAATGCCAGCCAGGATCCGCGCGGCAGCGAAACCCGCGCCGGTGTTACCAATTATGATGATCTCTACGCCGACATACTTTTGTGGTTGAAAGAAGGATGGATCGATTATGTGGCGCCGCAACTCTACTGGGAGTTCGGTCAGAAGAATGCGCCTTATGAAGTGCTGCTCGACTGGTGGAGCCAGCATACTTATGGCAGACATCTTTATATCGGTCTCGGTATCTATCGCGCCAACAGTAATCCTGCCTGGAGATTGAGAAATCAATTGCCACGCCAGATCCGTGAAATGCGCGACTATCCTGAAGTACAGGGCGCCATCTATTTCAGCAGCAAAAGTTTTGTGAACAATCCACTGGGATGGAGCGACAGTCTACGCCTCAATTATTACAAAGAGCCTGCACTGATCCCGGGCATGCCCTGGCTGGATTCGCTGCTGCCTGCTGCGCCGGTTGTTACTACAGTGAGCTCTGTCAACAATGGTTTGCAGATCAGTGTGAAGAGAAATGCTGAAGAAACAAAAGCCATCAAAGGATTCCGTCTCTATGCCTGTTATATCAACGGGCCCAATAATAATTTCTACAATTCCGCATTGGTGGGAACCCAGTTCCATACAGACTCCTGCACTTTCCAGGCTCCGCTGCCTGACGACAAACAGTTTGCAAGGTTCTATGTGACTGTCATCGATGAAAACAACCAGGAGAGTAAGCCTTATATTAACTGGCCTATGAAGCTGGATGCCGTTCGAGACCAGCAACAGGGCTGGATCATGAAATAG
- a CDS encoding MarR family winged helix-turn-helix transcriptional regulator, with amino-acid sequence MSIDNDIQQTKFRNEHQRSMVNLIFTYNWVMERLKDIFGREDITPQQFNILRILRGATTPLSTLQIRNRMLDKMSDTSRIVDRLIRKDLATKVICKTDRRLVDVTISEKGLALLEKLDVYTEEMDGILGKLNDEEAKTLNQLLDKLRNSE; translated from the coding sequence ATGAGCATAGATAACGACATCCAACAAACGAAGTTCCGCAACGAGCATCAACGCTCTATGGTGAACCTCATCTTCACTTATAACTGGGTGATGGAGAGACTCAAAGACATCTTCGGCCGTGAAGATATCACTCCTCAGCAGTTCAATATTCTGCGCATCCTCAGAGGCGCTACCACTCCATTGTCTACCCTGCAGATCCGTAACAGGATGCTGGACAAAATGAGCGACACAAGCCGGATTGTGGACAGGCTCATCCGCAAAGACCTGGCTACAAAAGTGATCTGCAAAACAGACAGAAGGTTGGTGGACGTTACCATTTCAGAAAAAGGACTGGCCCTGCTGGAAAAGCTGGACGTCTATACTGAAGAGATGGATGGCATCCTGGGAAAGCTCAACGATGAGGAAGCCAAAACGTTAAATCAACTACTGGATAAGCTTCGGAACTCAGAATAA
- a CDS encoding DinB family protein, with amino-acid sequence MPLSTITTIRLQHQQEVLQDLVRGFTEPQLRTRVIPEKWSAYEQMAHLTAYQPMFYNRLKRIEQEEQPEFEPYVAENDPLFLDCALRPINEISEDFTTQRFILINHLVSLPDPILRRTGVHKKYGPLSISEWTEMFLLHEAHHLFSIFQLTSLLRATIRPV; translated from the coding sequence ATGCCACTTTCCACCATTACCACTATCCGGCTGCAACACCAGCAAGAAGTGTTGCAGGATCTGGTAAGAGGCTTTACGGAGCCACAACTCCGTACCCGCGTGATCCCTGAAAAATGGAGCGCCTATGAACAAATGGCGCATCTGACGGCCTACCAGCCGATGTTTTACAACAGATTGAAAAGAATTGAACAGGAAGAGCAGCCTGAATTTGAACCCTATGTGGCGGAAAATGATCCATTGTTCCTTGATTGCGCATTGCGTCCAATCAATGAAATTTCGGAAGACTTTACTACCCAGCGCTTCATATTGATCAATCACCTGGTATCATTACCTGATCCCATTCTTCGCAGAACGGGGGTGCATAAAAAGTATGGCCCGCTCAGCATTTCAGAGTGGACGGAAATGTTCCTGCTGCATGAAGCCCATCATCTGTTCAGCATTTTTCAACTCACCAGTCTGCTTCGTGCAACGATCCGGCCGGTTTAA
- a CDS encoding radical SAM/SPASM domain-containing protein, protein MRRTFNATKVLSSYYISKWTKRPVQWGYPISISFEPTTSCNLRCPECPSGLRAFTRPTGMLQKDFFRETIDQLSKELLYLVFYFQGEPYLNPAFLDMVKYASDKGIYTATSTNAHYLNENNARKTVESGLDRLIISIDGTTQDTYQSYRVGGKLEKVLEGARNIVKWKKELKSKTPFVFFQFLVVKHNEHQIEEIKQLAKEIGVDEVRFKTAQVYDYENDPNNLIPTNDKYSRYKKNSNGEYEFKNSLNNHCWRLWHATVISWDGLVVPCCFDKDAQHTLGDLKGKKFKEIWHNDQYINFRKQLLQSRKNIDICANCSEGTRVWSD, encoded by the coding sequence TTGAGACGCACCTTCAATGCCACGAAGGTGCTCAGCAGTTATTATATAAGCAAGTGGACCAAACGCCCTGTGCAATGGGGCTATCCCATTTCCATTTCATTTGAGCCAACTACCAGTTGCAACCTGCGATGCCCGGAATGTCCCAGCGGACTACGCGCATTCACAAGGCCCACCGGTATGCTGCAGAAAGATTTCTTCCGGGAAACCATCGATCAATTGTCGAAAGAACTGCTCTACCTGGTGTTCTACTTTCAGGGTGAGCCCTATCTCAATCCGGCTTTCCTTGATATGGTGAAATATGCATCGGACAAGGGCATCTACACCGCCACCAGTACCAATGCACATTACCTGAACGAGAATAATGCGCGCAAGACTGTGGAAAGCGGGCTGGACAGGCTCATCATTTCCATCGACGGCACCACGCAGGACACCTATCAGAGTTATCGTGTGGGTGGCAAACTGGAGAAAGTGCTGGAAGGCGCCCGCAATATCGTGAAGTGGAAAAAAGAACTGAAAAGTAAAACGCCATTCGTGTTCTTCCAGTTCCTGGTGGTGAAACACAATGAACACCAGATTGAAGAAATCAAACAATTGGCCAAAGAAATTGGAGTGGACGAAGTGCGCTTCAAAACCGCGCAGGTATATGATTATGAAAATGATCCCAATAACCTGATCCCCACCAACGATAAGTATAGCCGTTATAAAAAGAACAGCAATGGCGAATACGAATTCAAGAATTCGCTGAATAATCACTGCTGGCGTTTATGGCATGCCACCGTGATCAGTTGGGATGGCCTGGTGGTGCCCTGTTGCTTCGATAAGGATGCACAGCATACACTTGGCGATCTCAAAGGGAAAAAGTTCAAGGAGATCTGGCACAATGATCAGTACATCAATTTCCGGAAACAACTGTTACAAAGCAGAAAGAATATCGACATATGTGCTAACTGCAGCGAAGGCACCCGTGTTTGGAGCGATTGA
- a CDS encoding glycoside hydrolase family 25 protein has translation MAKVNKSNLGWKILMGAVFLGLLVMAGFRLYEWWMERKAHFVRYEAFGIEVPTNYEIHGIDVSKYQETIDWESVRAMNVEGIKLHFAFIKATEGNGNEDRQFKRNWKKSREAGMIRGAYHFFISSKSGKTQAENFINSVELQPGDLPPVLDVEQTNGQRSDKIRQRVQEWLTTVENYYGVKPIIYTNVDFYKQILKDDFDHYPLWVAHYLQKEKPRIYRDWHFWQYSEQGRANGILFKTDFNVFNGDSTAFRELLIN, from the coding sequence ATGGCGAAGGTCAATAAAAGTAATTTAGGTTGGAAGATCCTGATGGGAGCTGTTTTTCTCGGGCTGCTGGTGATGGCGGGCTTCCGTTTGTATGAATGGTGGATGGAAAGAAAAGCACATTTTGTACGATATGAAGCTTTTGGTATCGAAGTGCCCACCAATTACGAAATACACGGCATCGATGTTTCGAAGTACCAGGAAACCATCGACTGGGAATCTGTCCGCGCCATGAATGTGGAAGGTATCAAACTCCATTTTGCCTTCATCAAAGCCACTGAAGGCAATGGCAATGAAGACCGGCAGTTCAAACGCAACTGGAAAAAATCCAGGGAGGCCGGCATGATCCGCGGCGCCTATCATTTCTTCATCTCCAGCAAAAGCGGCAAAACACAGGCAGAGAATTTCATCAACTCAGTTGAACTACAACCTGGAGACCTCCCACCTGTTCTTGATGTAGAACAGACCAATGGCCAAAGAAGCGACAAGATCCGTCAGCGCGTGCAGGAATGGCTCACCACCGTGGAGAACTATTATGGCGTAAAGCCCATCATCTATACGAATGTGGATTTCTACAAACAGATCCTCAAAGACGATTTCGATCACTATCCCCTATGGGTAGCCCATTATCTTCAAAAAGAAAAGCCGCGGATATACCGCGACTGGCATTTTTGGCAATACAGTGAGCAGGGCCGTGCAAATGGTATCCTGTTCAAAACAGACTTCAATGTTTTCAATGGGGATTCAACGGCGTTCAGGGAATTGCTGATCAACTGA
- a CDS encoding YybH family protein — MRTLLLVVFIGLLTPAVLKAQSADEKAVRAVLAQQNEAWNRGDIDGFMKGYWNNDSLMFVGKNGVTYGYKNTLDNYKKSYGNAEQMGKLTFTFIRFSRLSPEYYFVVGKWELARKDGDLSGHFNLLVRKINKEWVIVADHSS; from the coding sequence ATGAGAACTCTATTGCTTGTTGTATTCATCGGGCTGCTGACTCCTGCTGTACTGAAAGCGCAGTCCGCCGATGAGAAAGCCGTCCGCGCTGTACTGGCCCAACAGAATGAGGCCTGGAACCGCGGAGATATCGATGGATTCATGAAGGGGTACTGGAACAATGATTCCCTCATGTTCGTGGGAAAGAATGGAGTTACCTATGGGTATAAGAATACGCTCGATAATTATAAGAAGAGCTACGGCAATGCGGAGCAGATGGGAAAGCTCACGTTCACGTTCATCCGATTTTCACGACTCAGCCCCGAATATTATTTTGTGGTTGGGAAATGGGAACTGGCGAGAAAGGACGGGGACCTGAGCGGGCACTTCAATTTGCTGGTGCGGAAGATCAATAAGGAATGGGTGATTGTGGCAGATCATAGTAGTTGA